The nucleotide window CCATGGCGGTGCGCTCCCCGTCCGGCCGCCGGAAGTCCACCCGGTCCGCCCCTGGCCAGGGCGAATGCGTGGTGGAGCCGTGTCCGTCGGCGCGCTGCGCGGGCCGTCCGTCGGGGGCGGCGGCGACCAGGGTCGGGGTGTAGTAGTTGACGCCGAGCGCGTCGAGCGGCTGATGGACGGCGCGTTCGTCGCCGTCGCGCACGAAGGACCAGTCGGTGACCGACGCGGTGTCCTCGACGAGGTCCGCCGGGTAGCGGCCGTGCAGCATGGGACCGGTGAAGACGCGGGTGCCCAGCGCGTCGATGCGCCGGGCGGCGTCCAGGTCGGCCGGGTCGTTCGAGGCGGCGCGCACCAGATGGGGGTTGAGGCAGACCGAGACCCCGGCGTGCCCCGGCAGCACGGCGCGCAGCGCGCTCACCGCGAGGCCGTGCGCGAGGTTGAGGTGGTGGGCGGCGGCGAGCGCGGCGGCCGGTTCGGTGCGGCCGGGCGCGTGCACCCCGGAGCCGTAGCCCAGGAAGGCGCTGCACCACGGCTCGTTGAGGGTGGACCACAGCGGCACCCGGTCGCCCAGGGCGGCGCCGACCAGGGCCGCGTACTCGGCGAAGCGGTACGCGGTGTCCCGGTGCGGCCAGCCGCCGGCGTCCTCCAGCTCCTGCGGCAGGTCCCAGTGGTAGAGGGTGAGCGCCGGCTGGATGCCGTGCGCCAGCAGGTCGTCGACGAGGGCACGGTAGAAGTCCAGGCCGCGCTGTACGGCGGGGCCGCGCCCGGTGGGCTGCACCCGGGGCCACGAGACGGAGAACCGGTAGGCGCCCACCCCGAGGCCGGCCATCAGCGCCACGTCCTCGGCCCGGTGGTGGTAGTGGTCCACCGCCTCGTCCCCGGTGTCGCCGCCGGTCACGGTGGCCGGGCGGTGGCTGAAGGTGTCCCAGATCGACGGGGTGCGGCCGTCCTCGCGCACCGCGCCCTCGATCTGGTAGGCCGAGGTCGCCGTCCCCCACAGGAATCCGGTGGGGAACCGCAGGGTTCCGGGGTCGCGGGCGGGTTCGGTCATCGATGGCTCCCAATCGTGCGGGGTCGGGCGGCGGGAGGTACGCGAGGCCGGGCGGCGCGGGGCGGACGGGGTCGCCTGGCTCATCCCTTCACCGCCCCCTGCATCACACCGCCGACGATCTGCTTGCCGAAGAGCGCGAACGCCACCAGCAGCGGCACCGTGGCGATCACCGCGCCGGCCATGATCACCGCCTCGTTGATGTTGTATCCGCCGCCGATGCCGGCCAGCGCCACCTGCAACGTCGGGTTGCCGGTCGGGGTGAGGGCGATCAGCGGCCACAGGAAGTCGTTCCACGCCTGGACGAAGGTGAGCATGCCGAGCACCGCCATGGCGGGACGGGCGGCGGGGAAGACCACGTGCCACACGATGCGCAGCGAGTTGGCGCCGTCGGTGCGGGCGGCCTCCAGCAGTTCGGTGGGGAGCGCCTCGCTCAGGTACTGGCGCATGAAGAAGACACCGAACGCGGTCACCAGGCCGGGCAGGATCACCGCCTGGAGGTGGTCGGTCCAGTGCAGCCCGGAGATCAGCTGGAACAGCGGCAGGACGCTGAGCTGCGGCGGCACCGCGATGGTGGCGACCACCAGCGTCAGCAGCACGTTGCGTCCGGTGAAGCGCAGCTTGGCGAAGGCGAAGCCGGCGAAGGTGGCGAAGAGCACGGTGGCCGCGGTCACCGCGCCGGCCACGATCACCGAGTTGACCAGCGCCAGGCCGAGGGAATGGGCACCGGGTCCGTTGTAGTTCCACACCGCCCGCAGGTTGCGCAGCAGGTTGCCGCCGGGCACCAGCGGCGGCGGGCTCTGGGCGATCCGGCTCTGCGAGGTGGAGGCGGCCACCACCGCGAAGTACAGGGGGAACAGCGAGGCCACCGCCACCACGGTCAGCACCAGATACGCCAGCGGTCCGCCGTGCCGTTGCCGTCCGGCCCGTACGCCCAGGCGCAGGCTCGTCATGTCCGTCCTCCCGCCCTGCCGCGCCGCAGCCGGACGGCCACCGCGTTGGCGGCGCCGATCAGCACCGCGAGGAAGAAGATCACCCATGCGACGGCGGCGGCCCGGCCCAGGTGCTCGGAGCTGAAGGCGAGCCGGTAGACGTAGAGCGCGAGGGTGGAGTACTGGTTGTCCGGGCCGCCGTTGATGCCGAGCTGGCTGCCGCCGAACAGATAGGGCTCGCCGAAGAGTTGGAGCGAGCCGATGGCCGAGATGATCGCGGTGAAGAGGATGGTGGGCCGCAGCGCCGGCACGGTCACCCGGCGGAACTGCTGCCAGCAGTTGGCCCCGTCGATCGACGCCGCCTCGTACAGCTCCTGCGGGACGGCCTGCATGGCGGCGAGGTAGATCAGGGTGTTGTAGCCGGTCCACCGCCAGATGACGATGGCGGAGACGGCCAGTTGTGAACTCCACGACCCCGCCTGCCAGGCGACCGGGGGCACCCCGAACCAGTGCAGCACCCAGTTGACGAAGCCGGCGTCGTCCTGCTGGAAGATGAACTGGAAGATCAGCGCCGCGGCGGCCACCGAGGTGGCGTAGGGGGCGAGCAGCGCCACCCGGAAGAACGCCCGGCCGCGCAGCCGGTAGTTGAGCAGGTGGGCCAGTCCGATGGCGGCCAGGAGCTGCGGCACCGCGGAGAGCACACCGATGGTGAAGGTGTTGCGCAGCGACTTGAGGAAGACCTGGTCGTGCAGGAGCGAGGTGTAGTTGTCCAGCCCGGTCCAGGTCATCTCGTTGGGGGCCAGCGTGCTGACGGAGTGCAGCGAGGTCCAGCCGGTCCACACCAGCGGGAAGACCCCGAAGGCGGCGAAGAGCAGGAAGAAGGGGGCGACGAACAGGTAGGGGGTGAGGCGTACGTCGAGCCGGTAGAGCCGGCCGCGCCAGGTGGGGCGGGCGGGCGGTGGCGGGTGGTGCGGTGCGGGGCCGGCCGGGGGCGGGGGCTGGGGCCCGCTCCCCCGGGCGGCGGTGGCGGACACGGCCACGGCGTTCTCCTTGGGCGGGGTCGGTGCGGTTGCCTGCGCGGGGGCGGCCGGGACGCCGCGGTGGTGTCGGGTCCCGGTGCCGCGCGCGCCGGGTCAGCCGGTGGTGTCCGTCCGGATCTGCGTCATGGTGGCCTGCCACGCCTGGTCAGGGCTCTGGTGGCGCTGTTCCATCAGCAGCACGCCGTTGCCCATGTCGTTGCGGATGACGCCGTCGTAGCGGCCGATCGGGGCGGCCGGGATCTTCCGCGCGGCCTCGGAGAAGATCCGGCCGATGGGGGCGCCGGACAGGAAGGCGTTCTTGGCGCCGGCGACTTGGGGCAGCGGGTAGGCCTTGACGTTGGACGGGAAGTTGCCGACGTTGGGGGTGGCGAAGACCTTGGCCTCCTGCGGGGCGTCGGTCAGCCAGCGCACCAGTGCCTCGGCCTCGGCCACGTGCCTGCCCTGGGCGGGGACGGTCAGGTAGGAGCCGCCCCAGTCGGAGGCCTGCGGGGCGGTGGCCACGTTCCACACCCCGGAGTTCTTGGGCCCGGCGTCGTTGACGATGTTGGCCATCTGCCAGGCGGGGCAGATGGTGGTGGCGAAGGTGTTGCCGGAGAAACCGGCCGACCACTGCGTGGAGAACTGCGCGATGCCGCCGGTCTCGCCAGCCGCCACCGCCTGCCCGGCCAGCCGCCAGGCGGCCTTCACCGCCGGGTTGGTCTCGTACACCGGATTGCCGGAGGTGTCGTAGTACTGCTGGGCGCCGCTGCCCACCACGCTGTTGAACAGGCCCTCGCCGCTGTCCAGGAAGTAGGTGCCCTTGGGGGCGTGCTGCTGGTAGCGCTT belongs to Streptantibioticus cattleyicolor NRRL 8057 = DSM 46488 and includes:
- a CDS encoding GH1 family beta-glucosidase encodes the protein MTEPARDPGTLRFPTGFLWGTATSAYQIEGAVREDGRTPSIWDTFSHRPATVTGGDTGDEAVDHYHHRAEDVALMAGLGVGAYRFSVSWPRVQPTGRGPAVQRGLDFYRALVDDLLAHGIQPALTLYHWDLPQELEDAGGWPHRDTAYRFAEYAALVGAALGDRVPLWSTLNEPWCSAFLGYGSGVHAPGRTEPAAALAAAHHLNLAHGLAVSALRAVLPGHAGVSVCLNPHLVRAASNDPADLDAARRIDALGTRVFTGPMLHGRYPADLVEDTASVTDWSFVRDGDERAVHQPLDALGVNYYTPTLVAAAPDGRPAQRADGHGSTTHSPWPGADRVDFRRPDGERTAMGWAIDASGLYDLLMRLSADHPGLPLLITENGAAFDDQPDASGMVHDPDRIRYIHDHLAAAHRAISDGAPVRGYFVWSLLDNFEWSHGYGKRFGLVRVDRATQVRTPKSSARWYAEVARTGELPPAG
- a CDS encoding ABC transporter substrate-binding protein, which gives rise to MSTSRPHPHRPRRRLPVVAAAAALAAGLLAGCSDGPGETSASSGTITLKVGDFGTFGYNDKGAGLFAEYMKLHPDIKIVEDNNSNEQNYWNATQAHLAAGSGAADIQAFDISRMGQVTTTLAGKFADLSKVSGVDPSSWAPVKWAQGKAADGKVVGLGTDLGPEAVCYNTKLFKAAGLPTDPAAVGALWTGSWDTFVNVVGKRYQQHAPKGTYFLDSGEGLFNSVVGSGAQQYYDTSGNPVYETNPAVKAAWRLAGQAVAAGETGGIAQFSTQWSAGFSGNTFATTICPAWQMANIVNDAGPKNSGVWNVATAPQASDWGGSYLTVPAQGRHVAEAEALVRWLTDAPQEAKVFATPNVGNFPSNVKAYPLPQVAGAKNAFLSGAPIGRIFSEAARKIPAAPIGRYDGVIRNDMGNGVLLMEQRHQSPDQAWQATMTQIRTDTTG
- a CDS encoding carbohydrate ABC transporter permease — encoded protein: MTSLRLGVRAGRQRHGGPLAYLVLTVVAVASLFPLYFAVVAASTSQSRIAQSPPPLVPGGNLLRNLRAVWNYNGPGAHSLGLALVNSVIVAGAVTAATVLFATFAGFAFAKLRFTGRNVLLTLVVATIAVPPQLSVLPLFQLISGLHWTDHLQAVILPGLVTAFGVFFMRQYLSEALPTELLEAARTDGANSLRIVWHVVFPAARPAMAVLGMLTFVQAWNDFLWPLIALTPTGNPTLQVALAGIGGGYNINEAVIMAGAVIATVPLLVAFALFGKQIVGGVMQGAVKG
- a CDS encoding carbohydrate ABC transporter permease, encoding MAVSATAARGSGPQPPPPAGPAPHHPPPPARPTWRGRLYRLDVRLTPYLFVAPFFLLFAAFGVFPLVWTGWTSLHSVSTLAPNEMTWTGLDNYTSLLHDQVFLKSLRNTFTIGVLSAVPQLLAAIGLAHLLNYRLRGRAFFRVALLAPYATSVAAAALIFQFIFQQDDAGFVNWVLHWFGVPPVAWQAGSWSSQLAVSAIVIWRWTGYNTLIYLAAMQAVPQELYEAASIDGANCWQQFRRVTVPALRPTILFTAIISAIGSLQLFGEPYLFGGSQLGINGGPDNQYSTLALYVYRLAFSSEHLGRAAAVAWVIFFLAVLIGAANAVAVRLRRGRAGGRT